In Pseudomonas sp. MM213, a genomic segment contains:
- a CDS encoding cytochrome D1 domain-containing protein: MKRGLLLPLLWVSAVAGAADPALEHAANDYRQHCQSCHGANRFGGTGPALLPESLSRIKPDEIRSVIQNGRPASQMAGFANVFNPAQIDALVSYLQQPPATPPTWSNDEIRGSHSMLADISKLPSTPQHGADPLNLFVVVEAGDHHINILDGDRFEVLARFTSHFAVHGGPKFSPDGRFVYVASRDGWVSLYDLHNLKLIAEVRAGLNTRNLAVSKDGRWVLVGNYLPGNLVVLDARDLSLVKTIPAIGRDGTASRVSAVYTAPPRDSFIVALKDVKEVWELSSAGTPDFEPRRIEAEDMLDDFSFSPDYKQLLATSRKAKGGQVIDLDSGKVVTDIPLPGMPHLGSGTYWKRNGQWVFATPNISKGLISVIDFKTWKLIKEIPTLGPGFFMRSHVNSRYAWTDVFFGPDNDAIHLIDKQTLEIARTLRPMPGKTAAHVEFTRDGRHLLLSIWATDGALIVYDSDTLEEIKRIPMNKPSGKYNVGNKIEFVEGTSH, encoded by the coding sequence ATGAAGCGCGGGCTGCTGCTGCCGTTGTTATGGGTCAGTGCTGTCGCTGGCGCCGCTGATCCGGCACTTGAACACGCCGCGAACGACTACCGCCAGCATTGCCAAAGCTGCCATGGCGCCAACCGTTTCGGCGGTACCGGGCCGGCGTTGTTGCCAGAGAGTCTGAGCCGGATCAAACCCGATGAAATCCGCAGCGTGATCCAGAACGGCCGCCCCGCAAGCCAGATGGCCGGGTTTGCCAACGTGTTCAACCCGGCGCAGATCGACGCGCTGGTGAGCTACCTTCAGCAACCGCCCGCCACCCCGCCGACCTGGAGCAACGACGAGATTCGCGGCAGTCACTCGATGCTCGCCGACATCAGCAAGCTGCCCTCCACGCCCCAGCATGGCGCCGATCCGCTGAACCTGTTCGTGGTGGTGGAAGCTGGCGATCACCACATCAACATCCTCGACGGCGATCGTTTCGAAGTGCTGGCGCGGTTTACCTCGCACTTTGCCGTGCATGGCGGGCCGAAGTTCTCACCCGACGGGCGCTTCGTCTACGTCGCCTCGCGCGATGGCTGGGTCAGCCTGTACGACCTGCACAACCTGAAGCTGATCGCCGAGGTCCGCGCCGGGCTCAACACCCGGAACCTGGCGGTGAGCAAGGATGGTCGCTGGGTGTTGGTGGGTAACTATTTGCCGGGCAATCTTGTCGTGCTGGATGCCCGCGATCTGTCGCTGGTCAAGACCATTCCAGCCATCGGCCGGGACGGCACGGCGTCACGGGTCAGCGCGGTCTACACCGCGCCGCCACGGGACAGTTTCATCGTCGCGCTCAAGGACGTGAAGGAGGTCTGGGAACTGTCGAGCGCCGGGACTCCGGACTTCGAGCCGCGACGGATCGAGGCTGAGGACATGCTCGACGACTTTTCCTTTTCACCGGACTACAAGCAGTTGCTGGCCACGTCGCGCAAGGCCAAAGGTGGTCAGGTGATCGACCTCGACAGTGGCAAGGTGGTCACCGACATTCCGTTGCCGGGCATGCCGCACCTGGGGTCCGGGACCTATTGGAAACGCAACGGTCAGTGGGTGTTTGCCACGCCGAACATCAGCAAGGGGCTGATCTCGGTCATCGATTTCAAGACCTGGAAGCTGATCAAGGAAATCCCGACGCTGGGGCCGGGGTTTTTCATGCGCAGTCACGTCAATTCGCGGTATGCCTGGACGGATGTGTTCTTCGGGCCGGACAACGATGCGATTCATTTGATCGACAAACAGACTCTGGAAATCGCCCGTACCTTGCGTCCGATGCCTGGCAAGACGGCGGCGCACGTCGAGTTCACTCGCGATGGTCGGCACTTGCTGCTGAGTATTTGGGCCACTGATGGGGCGCTGATTGTTTATGACAGTGACACGCTTGAGGAGATCAAGCGTATCCCGATGAACAAGCCGTCGGGCAAGTACAACGTTGGCAACAAGATCGAGTTTGTGGAGGGGACTTCGCATTAG
- the cobA gene encoding uroporphyrinogen-III C-methyltransferase has translation MYPSIILPAALASLFRPGEVALVGAGPGDPRLLTLRAWSLLMQADAVVYDRLISPDLLTLIPLTCARHYVGKASGCHSLPQEQINELLADLAEQGQRVVRLKGGDPFIFGRGAEELQYLLQRNIDCQVVPGITAASGCSAYAGIPLTHRDLVNSCRFITGHLQHDGELKLPWRDLADSSQTLVFYMGLSNLGVIAKHLIEAGLSADTPAALISNGTRPDQHVARGLLHQLPTLALECPPGIPTLTVIGKVVDLFAAQPMEYPARFYPVQALQRHGKVAL, from the coding sequence ATGTACCCATCGATTATTTTACCGGCCGCACTTGCGTCCCTGTTCAGACCGGGCGAAGTCGCCCTGGTCGGCGCGGGCCCCGGCGATCCACGCCTGCTGACCCTGCGCGCCTGGAGCCTGTTGATGCAGGCCGACGCCGTGGTTTACGACCGTCTGATCAGCCCCGACCTGCTGACGCTGATCCCCCTCACTTGCGCCCGGCATTACGTCGGCAAGGCCAGCGGCTGCCACAGCCTGCCCCAGGAACAAATCAACGAGCTGCTGGCCGACCTCGCCGAGCAAGGGCAACGCGTGGTCCGGCTCAAGGGTGGCGACCCGTTCATCTTCGGTCGCGGCGCCGAGGAGTTGCAGTATCTGCTGCAGCGCAACATCGACTGCCAGGTGGTGCCGGGCATCACCGCCGCGTCCGGGTGCAGCGCTTACGCCGGCATCCCGCTGACGCACCGGGACCTGGTCAACTCCTGTCGATTCATCACCGGCCACTTGCAACACGACGGCGAGTTGAAACTGCCTTGGCGCGATCTGGCCGACAGCAGCCAGACCCTGGTGTTTTACATGGGCTTATCGAACCTCGGGGTTATCGCTAAGCACCTGATCGAGGCCGGGTTGTCGGCCGACACACCGGCAGCGCTGATCAGCAACGGCACGCGACCCGACCAGCACGTTGCCCGTGGTTTGTTGCACCAACTGCCGACGTTGGCGCTGGAGTGCCCGCCCGGTATTCCGACGCTGACGGTGATTGGCAAGGTGGTCGATCTGTTCGCTGCACAACCGATGGAATACCCGGCGCGTTTTTATCCTGTCCAGGCGTTGCAACGGCACGGCAAGGTGGCGCTATGA
- the nirJ gene encoding heme d1 biosynthesis radical SAM protein NirJ, translating to MLRISQYLRALAGQAPAPRTSPPGSNRPPVVIWNLLRRCNLTCKHCYATSADSVFRDELDTPAALSVIDDLRAAGVKVLILSGGEPLLRDDLFVLSAYARAKGFFVALSTNGTLIDEHNITQIRAANFDYVGISIDGLEATHDAFRQLKGSFASSMRAIRLCREQGIRVGLRTTLTQENHTQLPQLLALMREYDVQKFYLSHLNYSGRGKRSRQLDARQQMSREAMTQIFERAWEDIAQGRDSDFVSGNNDADAVLLLQWVGLHLPEHYPRLEHMLRAWGGNASGSGIANIDNTGEVHPDTYWWQHSVGNVRHTPFRTLWLDRPDTLLQQLRAHPRAVGGRCGQCRWLDICNGNTRTRAWAEGDLWGQDPGCHLSDEEIGVPPITTIPCVMH from the coding sequence ATGTTAAGGATCAGCCAATACCTGCGTGCGCTGGCCGGCCAGGCGCCCGCCCCCAGAACCAGCCCACCGGGCAGCAACCGGCCGCCCGTGGTGATCTGGAACCTGCTGCGGCGCTGCAACCTGACTTGCAAACACTGCTACGCAACCTCGGCCGACAGCGTTTTTCGCGATGAACTGGATACGCCCGCCGCACTGAGCGTGATCGATGATCTGCGCGCTGCCGGGGTGAAGGTGCTCATCCTGTCCGGCGGTGAACCGCTGCTGCGCGATGATCTGTTTGTGCTCAGCGCCTATGCCCGCGCCAAGGGTTTCTTTGTTGCCTTGTCCACCAACGGCACGCTGATCGATGAGCACAACATCACGCAGATCCGTGCGGCGAATTTCGACTATGTCGGGATCAGCATCGATGGACTGGAAGCCACCCATGACGCCTTCCGCCAACTCAAGGGCAGTTTTGCCAGTTCCATGCGGGCGATCCGCCTTTGTCGCGAACAAGGTATTCGGGTCGGCCTGCGCACCACCCTGACCCAGGAAAACCATACGCAGCTTCCCCAATTGCTGGCGCTGATGCGCGAGTACGACGTGCAAAAGTTTTACCTGTCACACCTCAACTACAGCGGTCGCGGCAAACGCAGCCGCCAGCTCGACGCCCGGCAACAGATGAGCCGCGAGGCGATGACGCAGATTTTCGAACGCGCCTGGGAAGACATCGCGCAGGGTCGCGACAGCGATTTCGTCAGCGGCAACAACGATGCCGACGCAGTGCTGTTGCTGCAATGGGTGGGGCTGCATCTGCCCGAACATTACCCGCGACTGGAGCACATGCTGCGCGCCTGGGGCGGCAATGCCTCGGGCAGCGGCATCGCCAACATCGACAACACCGGCGAAGTGCACCCGGACACCTATTGGTGGCAGCACTCGGTGGGCAACGTGCGGCACACGCCGTTTCGCACGCTCTGGCTGGACCGGCCGGACACTTTGTTGCAACAGCTGCGGGCGCATCCGCGCGCCGTCGGCGGCCGCTGTGGCCAATGCCGCTGGCTGGACATCTGCAACGGCAACACCCGAACCCGCGCCTGGGCCGAAGGCGATCTGTGGGGGCAGGACCCCGGTTGCCACCTCAGCGATGAAGAAATCGGTGTGCCGCCCATCACGACAATCCCTTGCGTCATGCACTGA
- a CDS encoding Lrp/AsnC family transcriptional regulator has translation MDDLDRRLINRLQLGLPLVRHPWKVLAAELQSSSSELLDRLHALLEDGVLTRFGPMFDIERLGGAFTLAALAVPEERFEDVAEQLHALPEVAHNYRREHPWNMWFVLGCPTEQGIAETLQRIESLTGLPLLNLPKEETYHVGLYFPV, from the coding sequence GTGGATGACCTCGACCGTCGACTGATCAACCGCTTGCAATTGGGCCTGCCGCTGGTGCGCCATCCCTGGAAAGTACTGGCCGCCGAACTGCAAAGCAGCAGCAGCGAACTGCTCGATCGGCTCCACGCACTGCTGGAAGACGGCGTACTCACGCGCTTCGGCCCGATGTTCGACATTGAACGGCTGGGCGGTGCCTTCACGCTCGCGGCGCTGGCGGTGCCGGAAGAACGCTTCGAAGACGTCGCCGAACAACTGCACGCCCTGCCGGAAGTGGCCCACAACTATCGACGCGAACACCCCTGGAACATGTGGTTTGTGCTCGGTTGCCCGACCGAACAAGGCATTGCCGAGACCCTGCAGCGCATTGAATCCCTGACCGGCTTGCCGCTGCTGAATCTGCCCAAAGAGGAGACCTACCATGTCGGTTTGTATTTCCCGGTCTGA
- the ahbB gene encoding siroheme decarboxylase subunit beta: MKAPLNPKQALALRRHLEGGLPLVSRPYQALAERVNAEENQVLAQMHQWHEQGLFRRVGLVLNHRALGFTANAMLVLDIPDALIDEVGQRLGRAPGITLCYQRPRRLPDWRYNLFCMVHGRQRDQVAAHIQALLEEHLLSDLPHQLLFSTHAFKQCGGRFAPSSTGASDRG; this comes from the coding sequence ATGAAAGCGCCATTGAATCCCAAACAGGCACTGGCCCTGCGTCGGCACCTGGAAGGCGGGTTGCCGCTGGTCTCGCGTCCTTATCAGGCACTCGCCGAACGGGTCAACGCCGAGGAAAACCAGGTGCTCGCGCAAATGCACCAGTGGCACGAACAAGGGTTGTTCCGCCGGGTTGGCCTGGTGCTCAACCATCGCGCACTGGGCTTTACCGCCAACGCAATGCTGGTGCTGGACATTCCGGACGCGTTGATCGACGAAGTCGGCCAGCGCCTGGGGCGAGCGCCCGGCATCACCCTCTGCTATCAGCGGCCGCGACGCCTGCCTGACTGGCGATACAACCTGTTCTGCATGGTTCACGGTCGCCAACGCGATCAAGTCGCGGCGCACATTCAGGCGCTGCTCGAAGAACACCTGCTGAGCGACCTGCCCCACCAACTGCTGTTCAGCACCCACGCCTTCAAACAATGCGGCGGGCGCTTTGCGCCTTCATCAACAGGAGCCTCCGACCGTGGATGA
- a CDS encoding Lrp/AsnC family transcriptional regulator: MDLDLLACQLIDRFQHGMPLCPEPYREMAQVLGCSESQVIACLQRLELAGALSRIGPVFDHSRAGASTLAALAVPAERLHQVAERVSQYPEVNHNYAREHHYNLWFVLTGPDRQHIERILEELEHDTGLTPLDLPMLTAYRIDLGFALGESR, encoded by the coding sequence ATGGACCTCGACCTGCTTGCCTGCCAACTGATCGATCGCTTCCAGCATGGCATGCCGCTGTGTCCGGAACCTTATCGTGAAATGGCCCAGGTGTTGGGTTGCAGCGAGTCGCAAGTGATCGCCTGCCTGCAACGCCTGGAACTGGCCGGGGCCTTGTCGCGGATCGGCCCGGTGTTCGACCACAGCCGTGCCGGCGCCAGCACCCTCGCCGCCCTCGCCGTGCCCGCCGAACGCCTGCATCAGGTCGCCGAGCGCGTCAGCCAGTACCCCGAGGTCAATCACAACTATGCGCGCGAGCATCACTACAACCTGTGGTTTGTGTTGACCGGGCCCGATCGCCAACACATCGAGCGCATTCTCGAAGAACTGGAGCACGACACCGGCCTCACCCCACTGGACCTGCCGATGTTGACCGCTTACCGCATCGACCTCGGCTTTGCCCTGGGAGAAAGCCGATGA
- a CDS encoding cytochrome D1 domain-containing protein yields the protein MIRSILLSAATGLLLSACAQPPLRGTGDLGVVVERATGSLQIIESDNRTSLARLEGLGDLSHASVVFSRDQRYAYVFGRDGGLSKIDLLTRRIDHRVIQGGNSIGGAISQDGKLIAVSNYVPGGVKVFDAQTLQLVADIPATPLADGSKRSRVVGLVDAPGQRFVFSLFDTGEIWTLDFSQGTTPQISRFTDIGEQPYDALITPDGRYYMAGLFGEDGMAQLDLWHPERGVKRVLGDYGRGQAKLPVYKMPHLEGWAVADHQAFVPAVGRHQVLVMDSRTWQQSAVIPVAGQPVFVTSRPDGRQLWVNFAYPDNDRVQVIDTETHAVVADLRPGPAVLHMEFTARGDQLWLSLRDGNQVQIWDPYSLKQLSTLPATAPSGIFFSSRAQKMGY from the coding sequence ATGATCCGTTCAATCCTGCTGTCAGCGGCGACCGGGCTGTTATTGTCCGCCTGCGCTCAGCCACCCTTGCGTGGCACCGGCGACTTGGGCGTGGTGGTGGAACGCGCCACCGGCAGCCTGCAAATCATCGAAAGCGACAACCGCACTTCGCTGGCCCGGCTCGAAGGGTTGGGCGACCTGTCCCACGCCTCGGTGGTGTTCTCCCGCGACCAGCGCTATGCCTATGTGTTCGGCCGCGACGGCGGTCTGAGCAAGATCGACCTGCTGACCCGACGCATCGATCACCGAGTGATCCAGGGCGGCAACAGCATCGGCGGCGCCATCAGTCAGGACGGCAAGCTGATCGCGGTCTCCAACTATGTGCCGGGCGGGGTCAAGGTTTTTGATGCGCAGACCTTACAGCTGGTGGCCGACATTCCCGCCACCCCGCTGGCCGATGGCAGCAAGCGTTCCCGTGTGGTCGGCCTGGTCGACGCGCCTGGCCAGCGTTTTGTGTTCAGCCTGTTCGACACCGGCGAGATCTGGACCCTGGATTTCAGCCAGGGTACCACCCCGCAGATCAGCCGCTTCACCGACATCGGCGAGCAACCCTACGACGCGCTGATCACCCCGGACGGGCGCTACTACATGGCCGGCCTGTTCGGCGAAGACGGCATGGCGCAACTCGACCTCTGGCATCCAGAGCGTGGGGTAAAGCGGGTGCTCGGTGATTACGGACGCGGCCAGGCAAAACTGCCGGTCTACAAAATGCCGCACCTTGAGGGCTGGGCCGTCGCCGACCATCAGGCCTTCGTCCCCGCTGTCGGTCGCCATCAAGTGTTGGTGATGGATTCGCGCACCTGGCAGCAGAGCGCCGTGATCCCCGTGGCCGGCCAACCGGTGTTCGTCACCTCGCGCCCGGACGGTCGGCAACTGTGGGTCAATTTCGCCTACCCGGACAACGATCGGGTCCAGGTGATCGACACCGAAACCCACGCCGTGGTCGCCGACCTGCGACCGGGCCCGGCGGTGCTGCACATGGAATTCACCGCGCGCGGCGATCAGCTGTGGCTGTCGTTACGCGACGGCAATCAGGTACAGATCTGGGACCCGTACAGCCTGAAACAGCTGAGCACCCTGCCGGCCACTGCACCGAGCGGCATCTTCTTCAGCAGCCGCGCACAAAAAATGGGCTATTGA
- a CDS encoding c-type cytochrome, whose product MMIYRKALVLAALLLICATTVAAPDAQRQAQLEHLLAQDCGACHGLHMTGGLGPELTRTALAGKSRDSLIATVTHGRPGTAMPGWAPLLSTADIRWLIDLLLQGYPAP is encoded by the coding sequence ATGATGATTTATCGAAAGGCTCTGGTTCTGGCGGCCCTCCTCCTCATTTGCGCAACCACGGTTGCCGCGCCCGACGCCCAGCGTCAGGCGCAACTCGAACACCTGCTGGCCCAGGACTGCGGCGCCTGCCATGGGCTGCACATGACCGGCGGCCTCGGCCCCGAACTGACCCGCACAGCGCTGGCGGGCAAGTCCAGGGACAGCCTGATCGCCACCGTCACCCATGGCCGGCCCGGCACCGCGATGCCCGGTTGGGCCCCGCTGCTCAGCACCGCCGACATCCGTTGGCTGATCGATCTTCTTCTCCAGGGATATCCCGCACCATGA
- a CDS encoding c-type cytochrome, which produces MKNTLLSLFALTAALSVQPAMAQDALELFKSKPCAACHSIDTKLVGPALKDVAAKNAGVAGAADTLASHIKNGTQGNWGPMPMPANPVTDEEAKILATWVLTLK; this is translated from the coding sequence ATGAAAAATACTCTGCTTTCACTGTTCGCCCTGACCGCTGCGCTGAGCGTGCAACCGGCCATGGCCCAGGACGCGCTGGAGCTGTTCAAAAGCAAACCCTGCGCCGCCTGCCACTCCATCGACACCAAACTGGTCGGCCCGGCACTCAAGGATGTAGCAGCCAAGAATGCGGGCGTAGCCGGGGCCGCGGACACCCTGGCCAGTCATATCAAAAACGGCACACAGGGCAATTGGGGACCGATGCCGATGCCGGCAAACCCGGTCACGGATGAGGAAGCGAAGATTCTCGCGACCTGGGTCCTGACACTCAAATAA
- the nirS gene encoding nitrite reductase translates to MVKTAGAPDMSRAEFDSSKEIYFQRCAGCHGVLRKGATGKPLTPDITQSRGQPFLEALITYGSPAGMPNWGTSNALTKEQITAMAKFVQHTPPTPPEWGMAETLKTWKVLVKPEDRPKKQLSKLDLPNLFSVTLRDDGKIALIDGDSKKIVKLIETGYAVHISRISASGRYLLVIGRDARIDMIDLWPVEPTKVAEVKVGIEARSVETSKFKGYEDKYTIAGSYWPPQFTIMDGETLEPKQIVSTRGMTVDKQEYHPEPRVAAIIASHEWPEFIVNVKETGKVMLVNYQDIKNLTVTSIDAAPFLHDGGWDSTHRYFMTAANNSNKVAVIDSKERKLTALVDVGKTPHPGRGANFDHPTYGPVWATSHLGDEGISLIGTDPVKHAQYAWKQVASIKGQGGGSLFIKTHPNSRHLYVDTTLNPDAKLSQSVAVFNIDKLDAGYTVLPIAEYAGIKQGAMRVVQPEYNKAGDEVWFSVWSGQADESALVVIDDKTLKLKSVIKDKRLITPTGKFNVYNTQHDIY, encoded by the coding sequence ATGGTCAAAACCGCTGGCGCTCCCGACATGAGCCGGGCCGAGTTCGATTCATCCAAGGAAATCTACTTCCAGCGCTGCGCCGGCTGTCACGGCGTGCTGCGCAAAGGGGCGACCGGCAAGCCGCTGACCCCGGACATCACCCAGTCACGCGGGCAACCGTTCCTGGAGGCCTTGATTACCTACGGTTCACCGGCAGGCATGCCGAACTGGGGGACATCAAATGCCCTGACCAAGGAGCAAATCACGGCCATGGCGAAGTTCGTTCAGCACACGCCGCCGACACCACCGGAATGGGGCATGGCCGAGACGCTGAAAACCTGGAAGGTGCTGGTCAAACCCGAGGATCGTCCGAAAAAACAACTGAGCAAACTTGACCTGCCCAACCTGTTTTCGGTGACGTTGCGCGATGACGGCAAGATTGCCCTGATCGACGGCGACAGCAAGAAAATCGTCAAGCTGATCGAGACCGGTTATGCGGTGCACATCTCGCGGATCTCCGCCTCGGGCCGCTACTTGCTGGTGATTGGCCGCGACGCCCGGATCGACATGATCGACCTGTGGCCGGTGGAGCCGACCAAGGTCGCCGAAGTCAAAGTGGGTATCGAAGCGCGCTCGGTCGAGACCTCCAAATTCAAGGGCTACGAAGACAAGTACACCATCGCCGGTTCCTATTGGCCGCCGCAGTTCACCATCATGGACGGCGAAACCCTGGAGCCGAAGCAGATCGTCTCGACACGCGGCATGACCGTCGACAAGCAGGAATATCACCCTGAGCCGAGGGTCGCGGCGATCATTGCGTCCCACGAATGGCCGGAGTTCATCGTCAACGTCAAGGAAACCGGCAAGGTCATGCTGGTCAATTACCAGGACATCAAGAACCTCACCGTCACCTCCATCGACGCCGCGCCGTTCCTGCATGACGGCGGTTGGGACAGCACGCACCGCTACTTCATGACCGCCGCCAACAACTCCAACAAAGTCGCCGTGATCGACTCCAAGGAGCGCAAGTTGACCGCGCTCGTGGACGTCGGCAAAACCCCGCACCCTGGGCGCGGCGCCAACTTCGACCACCCGACCTACGGGCCGGTCTGGGCCACCAGCCACCTGGGCGACGAAGGCATCTCGCTGATCGGCACCGACCCGGTCAAACACGCGCAATACGCCTGGAAACAGGTCGCCTCGATCAAGGGCCAGGGCGGTGGATCGCTGTTCATCAAGACCCACCCCAACTCCCGTCACCTGTACGTCGACACCACCCTCAACCCGGACGCAAAACTCAGTCAGTCGGTGGCGGTGTTCAACATCGACAAGCTCGACGCCGGCTATACCGTGCTGCCCATCGCCGAATACGCGGGCATCAAGCAAGGGGCGATGCGCGTCGTGCAACCGGAATACAACAAGGCCGGCGATGAAGTCTGGTTCTCCGTGTGGAGCGGTCAGGCCGACGAATCGGCGCTGGTGGTGATCGACGATAAAACCCTGAAGCTCAAGTCAGTCATCAAGGACAAACGACTGATCACACCCACCGGAAAGTTCAACGTCTACAACACCCAACACGACATCTATTGA
- a CDS encoding CbbQ/NirQ/NorQ/GpvN family protein: MDHLPSGEHKAEPFYQPLNNEEALFEQAWQHGMPVLIKGPTGCGKTRFVQHMAHRLNLPLYTVACHDDLSAADLIGRHLIGAQGTWWQDGPLTRAVREGGICYLDEVVEARQDTVVVLHPLADDRRELFLERTGEVLQAPPSFMLVVSYNPGYQNLLKGMKPSTRQRFVAMRFDYPPVADEERIVAREAQVDSALAAQVVRLGQALRRLDQHDLEEVASTRLLIFTARMIRAGMSPREACMACLAEPLSDDPLTVAALMDVVDVHFG, encoded by the coding sequence ATGGACCATCTCCCGTCTGGCGAACACAAGGCCGAACCCTTCTACCAACCGCTCAACAATGAGGAGGCGCTGTTCGAGCAGGCCTGGCAACACGGCATGCCGGTGCTGATCAAGGGGCCGACCGGTTGCGGCAAAACCCGTTTCGTCCAGCACATGGCGCATCGGTTGAACTTGCCGCTGTACACCGTGGCGTGCCACGACGACCTGAGCGCGGCTGACTTGATCGGTCGCCATCTGATCGGTGCCCAGGGCACCTGGTGGCAGGACGGACCGCTGACCCGCGCTGTGCGTGAAGGCGGCATCTGTTATCTCGACGAAGTGGTCGAGGCGCGCCAGGACACCGTGGTGGTGTTGCATCCGCTGGCCGACGATCGTCGCGAGTTGTTCCTGGAGCGCACCGGCGAGGTGTTGCAGGCGCCGCCGTCCTTCATGCTGGTGGTGTCCTACAACCCCGGTTACCAGAACCTGCTCAAAGGCATGAAACCCAGTACCCGACAACGCTTCGTGGCGATGCGTTTCGATTACCCGCCGGTGGCCGATGAGGAGCGCATTGTTGCCCGCGAGGCTCAGGTGGACAGCGCGCTGGCAGCGCAAGTGGTCAGGCTGGGGCAGGCGCTACGCCGGCTCGATCAGCATGATCTGGAGGAAGTCGCTTCGACGCGGTTGCTGATTTTCACCGCACGAATGATCCGCGCCGGCATGAGCCCGCGTGAGGCGTGCATGGCCTGCCTGGCTGAACCATTGAGCGACGATCCGCTGACCGTTGCGGCGCTGATGGACGTGGTTGATGTCCACTTCGGTTGA
- a CDS encoding cytochrome c oxidase subunit 3 family protein — protein MSTSVEPGGVAPRHLPGDLAMWFFILAELSVFAILILAFAVTQALKPQLFSESRLLLNTSTGLAMTLSLLTAGLFAALAQAQVRRSRPRHGAVWLLAALFVASVYVVLKVTEYRHLLGSGLGMEHNTFFTLYWILTGFHFLHVLLGMFILGWLAERCRRGLYDASNRSGFESGVLYWHMVDLIWVVLFPLVYVLG, from the coding sequence ATGTCCACTTCGGTTGAGCCCGGCGGCGTCGCGCCCAGGCATTTGCCGGGCGATCTGGCGATGTGGTTTTTCATTCTCGCCGAGCTGTCGGTGTTTGCCATTCTGATTCTGGCGTTCGCCGTGACCCAGGCGCTCAAGCCGCAGCTGTTCAGCGAAAGCCGTCTGTTGCTGAACACGTCGACCGGTCTGGCGATGACCCTGAGCCTGCTGACCGCCGGGCTGTTCGCGGCGCTGGCGCAGGCGCAAGTCAGGCGCTCACGGCCTCGCCACGGTGCTGTCTGGCTGTTGGCCGCGTTGTTCGTCGCCAGTGTCTATGTGGTGTTGAAAGTCACCGAGTACCGACACTTGCTGGGCTCGGGGCTGGGGATGGAGCACAACACGTTTTTCACGCTGTACTGGATCCTCACCGGGTTTCATTTTCTTCATGTGTTGCTTGGCATGTTCATCCTCGGATGGCTGGCCGAGCGTTGCCGTCGTGGGTTGTACGACGCCAGTAATCGCAGCGGATTTGAATCCGGCGTGTTGTATTGGCACATGGTTGATCTGATCTGGGTGGTGTTGTTTCCGCTGGTTTACGTGCTGGGTTGA
- a CDS encoding cytochrome C oxidase subunit IV family protein: MSASRFLFVCWAALATLSVSTVLLAQSGATGVLSVAILLVAVVKAWLITDGFMEMRHAPRLWRRLLVSWALVLAVVVGGMLVVVD; this comes from the coding sequence ATGTCTGCTTCCAGGTTCTTGTTTGTCTGCTGGGCAGCGCTGGCCACGCTGAGCGTAAGCACTGTGTTGCTGGCGCAGTCGGGTGCGACAGGGGTGTTGTCCGTGGCCATTTTGCTGGTGGCGGTCGTCAAGGCCTGGTTGATTACTGATGGCTTTATGGAAATGCGCCATGCGCCGCGATTGTGGCGTCGGTTGTTGGTGAGTTGGGCGTTGGTGTTGGCGGTGGTTGTGGGGGGGATGTTGGTGGTGGTTGATTGA
- a CDS encoding c-type cytochrome, which translates to MSETFTKGMARNIYFGGSIFFFLVFLALTYHTEQTFPVRSNEAQLTESVIRGKTVWEQNNCIGCHTLLGEGAYFAPELGNVFQRRGGEQGFKPFLHAWMKMQPLGVPGRRAMPQFKLSDQEVDDIAEFLKWSSNINTNGWPPNKEG; encoded by the coding sequence ATGTCAGAGACCTTCACCAAAGGCATGGCCAGGAACATCTACTTCGGGGGAAGCATCTTCTTCTTCCTGGTATTCCTGGCCTTGACCTACCACACGGAACAGACCTTCCCGGTGCGCAGTAACGAAGCGCAGTTAACCGAATCAGTGATTCGCGGCAAAACAGTCTGGGAGCAAAACAACTGCATCGGCTGCCACACGCTGCTGGGCGAGGGCGCCTACTTTGCGCCTGAGCTGGGCAACGTCTTTCAGCGGCGCGGCGGGGAGCAGGGCTTCAAACCTTTCCTGCATGCCTGGATGAAAATGCAGCCGCTGGGCGTACCGGGCCGGCGCGCGATGCCTCAGTTCAAATTGAGTGACCAGGAGGTGGATGACATCGCCGAGTTCCTCAAATGGAGCTCGAACATCAACACCAATGGCTGGCCGCCAAACAAGGAGGGCTGA